One Neomonachus schauinslandi chromosome 9, ASM220157v2, whole genome shotgun sequence DNA segment encodes these proteins:
- the TMEM253 gene encoding transmembrane protein 253: protein MEEKAAQWEQKRPKLRLEKLQHWARHRQSGHLLVLAVSQLWLAVGVVPFAVSVACLNSACHMATALPLGPGALGLLTGIVTLELRRAPRLWKVQAMMILNIFSLILGFIVVVVEVMKTALGAAPAAPSQLAGLLVVEVSTEAFTLGGVLVSAYSLFLLSQRKPGCCRSQSLHYQELEEGLSELEEVAALENGPTVASTANATNE, encoded by the exons ATGGAGGAGAAAGCTGCTCAGTGGGAGCAGAAGAGACCCAAGCTTCGTCTGGAAAAGCTACAGCACTGGGCAAGGCACAGGCAGAGTGGGCACCTCTTGGTGCTGGCG GTGAGTCAGCTATGGCTGGCAGTGGGCGTGGTGCCCTTTGCTGTCTCCGTTGCCTGCCTGAACTCTGCTTGTCACATGGCCACAGCACTGCCACTTGGGCCTGGAGCATTG GGTCTCCTCACTGGGATTGTCACCCTTGAGCTGCGCAGAGCACCCCGCCTCTGGAAG GTGCAGGCCATGATGATACTCAACATCTTCAGTCTGATCTTGGGCTTTATCGTGGTGGTGGTCGAGGTGATGAAGACAGCCTTGGGGGCTGCCCCAGCTGCCCCTTCCCAG CTGGCTGGCTTGCTGGTGGTGGAGGTCAGCACTGAGGCCTTCACCCTAGGGGGAGTGCTGGTCTCTGCATACTCGCTATTCCTGCTGAGCCAGAGGAAGCCAGGATGCTGCAGGAGCCAGAGTCTGCACTACCAGGAGCTCGAGGAG ggtctctctgaGTTGGAGGAAGTTGCTGCCTTGGAGAATGGTCCCACAGTGGCTAGCACAGCAAATGCAACAAATGAGTGA